A single genomic interval of Spirosoma taeanense harbors:
- a CDS encoding right-handed parallel beta-helix repeat-containing protein, whose amino-acid sequence MGKILIHQLCFVIISTWSLSLAKAQQAQCACDYVIKTSGVYQSKDINPLPGSTICIQAGTYDRLKFIGFAGDSTKPLRFVNLGGRVVLKSLTAVNALEFTDCRHFIISGGGQKDLKYGFVAGASYKDITAVHVNGKSSNFEIERIEVNEAGFAGLMIKADPTCDSTTWRSHFTMANVHVHDNYIHDVAGEGMYIGNSFWGQGQARTCAGQSVRVLPHNILKLHIHHNLVERTGCEGIQIGCAPDFDVHHNIVRTAGIKPFTADQDNGVQIGGGAGGKLHHNYFEDAQDVGLIIVGHLGDLMVANNAVINSKGVGVFCDERTGSLPNVNVRFINNTFINTGEDGFRLYNETQKNSLINNVIVNINTKNSTDPFKYISFGQQAKAEEMNNVTTQTVASLKFLDQAIGNFRLTAGSPLIDKGTDVSSLGITSDLADRVRPQGAGFDIGAFEFGEQQAIAPTLVATTCETASKPNTITLQPGVKAPPWRLLQRLKNRAERLR is encoded by the coding sequence GTGGGAAAGATCCTGATTCATCAACTGTGTTTTGTTATCATAAGCACCTGGTCACTGAGCCTTGCAAAAGCCCAGCAAGCCCAGTGTGCCTGCGATTACGTAATCAAAACCAGTGGAGTGTATCAGTCGAAAGACATAAATCCGCTCCCGGGCAGCACCATCTGTATTCAGGCCGGTACCTACGACCGACTGAAGTTTATCGGCTTTGCGGGAGATTCGACTAAACCACTTCGCTTTGTTAACCTGGGCGGGCGGGTCGTACTGAAGAGTCTTACGGCTGTTAACGCGCTGGAATTTACCGACTGCCGGCACTTTATTATATCGGGTGGTGGTCAGAAAGACCTGAAATATGGCTTTGTTGCAGGCGCATCGTATAAAGACATAACGGCAGTTCACGTCAACGGGAAAAGCTCCAATTTTGAAATTGAGCGGATAGAGGTTAACGAAGCTGGTTTTGCTGGTTTGATGATTAAGGCTGATCCGACCTGCGATTCGACAACCTGGCGCAGCCATTTTACCATGGCTAACGTTCACGTTCATGACAACTATATTCATGACGTGGCTGGAGAAGGCATGTACATTGGCAACTCCTTCTGGGGACAGGGGCAAGCCCGTACCTGCGCTGGTCAGAGTGTTCGGGTGTTGCCGCACAATATTTTAAAGCTGCATATTCACCATAACCTCGTCGAGCGAACCGGTTGTGAAGGCATTCAGATTGGCTGTGCGCCTGATTTTGACGTTCATCATAATATTGTCCGAACCGCGGGAATAAAACCATTTACGGCTGATCAGGATAACGGCGTTCAGATTGGCGGGGGAGCGGGTGGAAAACTTCACCACAATTATTTTGAAGATGCGCAGGACGTCGGTCTGATTATTGTTGGTCACCTGGGTGATTTGATGGTCGCAAACAATGCCGTAATCAATTCAAAAGGGGTAGGCGTGTTTTGTGACGAGCGAACGGGCTCGCTTCCCAATGTAAATGTCCGATTTATCAACAATACGTTCATTAATACCGGCGAAGATGGGTTTCGACTCTATAACGAGACTCAGAAAAACTCGCTTATCAATAACGTCATCGTCAACATCAACACCAAGAACAGCACCGACCCGTTCAAATACATCAGTTTCGGACAGCAGGCTAAGGCCGAAGAGATGAATAATGTGACTACGCAGACGGTCGCATCCCTGAAGTTTCTGGATCAGGCAATTGGCAACTTTCGACTAACGGCTGGTTCTCCACTGATTGATAAAGGCACGGATGTTTCCAGTCTGGGCATTACGTCGGATCTGGCCGATCGGGTGCGTCCACAGGGGGCAGGCTTTGACATCGGTGCGTTTGAATTTGGCGAACAGCAGGCCATTGCGCCAACGTTAGTTGCTACTACCTGCGAAACGGCATCAAAACCAAACACAATTACGCTTCAGCCGGGCGTGAAAGCTCCCCCGTGGAGATTATTACAGCGATTGAAGAACCGAGCGGAGCGGTTACGCTGA
- a CDS encoding RNA polymerase sigma factor, producing the protein MFLKRFRKSKPTTDAEYVAAYRATGDLTVLGELYERHMELIYAVCYNYLRDEEEAKDAVMHLFEQLVTDLRRHDVQQFQSWLHSVARNYCLMQLRKNQAHPKAALPTGETLDEEADTHWLTSLIDDSTNGKSTELEEDLTRMEACLQTLPAEQRTCLTLFYFDQKSYAEIAQQTGYDLKQVKSYLQNGRRMLKLCMSQ; encoded by the coding sequence ATGTTTTTGAAACGGTTTCGCAAGAGCAAACCAACAACGGATGCTGAGTACGTTGCTGCCTATCGCGCCACAGGTGATTTGACGGTGCTGGGCGAGCTCTATGAGCGGCATATGGAGTTGATTTATGCCGTGTGTTACAATTACCTGCGCGACGAAGAAGAAGCTAAAGATGCGGTCATGCATCTTTTTGAACAGTTAGTAACGGATCTGCGCCGACACGATGTACAGCAATTTCAGTCGTGGCTGCACAGTGTAGCCCGGAATTATTGCCTAATGCAGCTTCGCAAAAACCAGGCTCACCCTAAAGCAGCTTTGCCAACCGGTGAAACCCTAGATGAGGAAGCAGATACACACTGGCTCACCAGCCTGATCGATGATAGTACAAACGGAAAGTCAACGGAGCTTGAAGAGGATCTAACGCGTATGGAAGCCTGCCTGCAGACCTTGCCAGCCGAACAACGTACCTGTCTGACTTTGTTTTACTTTGATCAGAAGAGTTATGCTGAAATTGCCCAGCAAACAGGCTATGACCTTAAGCAGGTAAAGAGCTACCTGCAAAATGGCCGGCGAATGTTAAAACTTTGTATGAGCCAGTAA
- a CDS encoding aldo/keto reductase, with translation MFPSVTLNNGVEMPCLGLGVYAPNHNSEVQQAVEWALEAGCRLIDTAAAYKNEREVADALQVAGLPRHEVFITTKVWNDDQGYDQTLRAFDQSLGKLRLDVVDLYLIHWPEGNKRRETWRALEKIYADGRARAIGVSNYYQPHLNELLEEATVTPAVNQVEFSPYCYLPDVLAYCRDKNIQPEGYAPLVRGEKQNDPRLVALAEKYGKTTYQLLVRWSLQHTVITIPKSVNRERIRENFDVLDFTIAEEDMNEMNTFYDNTRIATDPRDIP, from the coding sequence ATGTTTCCAAGCGTTACCCTTAATAATGGCGTCGAGATGCCTTGCCTGGGTCTTGGCGTTTATGCCCCTAATCATAATAGTGAAGTGCAGCAGGCCGTCGAATGGGCCCTTGAAGCCGGCTGTCGGCTGATTGATACGGCGGCTGCCTACAAAAATGAGCGCGAAGTAGCCGATGCGCTGCAGGTGGCAGGTTTACCACGCCACGAAGTGTTTATCACGACCAAAGTATGGAACGACGATCAGGGCTATGATCAAACGTTGCGGGCATTTGACCAAAGTCTGGGAAAACTTCGGCTCGATGTGGTGGATCTGTACCTGATTCACTGGCCCGAGGGAAATAAGCGACGTGAAACCTGGCGAGCACTGGAAAAAATTTATGCTGACGGCCGCGCCCGCGCCATTGGCGTATCCAATTACTACCAGCCACATCTGAACGAACTGCTTGAGGAGGCTACCGTTACGCCCGCCGTTAATCAGGTTGAATTTAGCCCCTACTGCTATCTGCCTGATGTACTGGCTTACTGCCGGGATAAAAATATTCAGCCTGAGGGGTATGCTCCTCTGGTGCGGGGTGAGAAGCAAAATGATCCGCGACTGGTCGCTCTGGCAGAGAAATACGGCAAGACGACTTATCAGCTACTAGTGCGCTGGTCGTTACAGCATACTGTGATTACTATTCCAAAATCAGTAAACCGGGAGCGAATTCGGGAAAATTTTGATGTCCTCGATTTTACTATTGCCGAGGAAGATATGAATGAGATGAATACGTTTTACGACAATACCCGTATCGCGACTGACCCGCGTGACATTCCTTAG
- a CDS encoding T9SS type A sorting domain-containing protein, with product MEIITAIEEPSGAVTLTLAPVPSQDRLIVDVGVGVEMRQVIVAGLNGQQIAQFSFRTREVVGRYEISLAGYASGTYIVIVDTPVGRLSRRFVKN from the coding sequence GTGGAGATTATTACAGCGATTGAAGAACCGAGCGGAGCGGTTACGCTGACACTGGCACCCGTACCCAGCCAGGACCGATTGATCGTGGATGTAGGGGTAGGTGTTGAAATGCGACAGGTAATCGTTGCTGGCCTGAACGGTCAGCAGATAGCTCAGTTCAGTTTCAGAACCCGTGAAGTTGTAGGCCGGTATGAAATTTCGCTTGCGGGTTATGCAAGCGGCACGTACATCGTTATCGTTGACACCCCAGTCGGAAGGCTGAGTCGGCGGTTTGTGAAAAACTAG
- a CDS encoding porin family protein has product MFRSISGNSLSAAVFALFFCLSTTYGQQRFSAGPRVGLNLSTLRGDVNGYKLTPGLVAGAFLMYSSLNHFGISADVLYSQRGGKFSGVDPGNIPVEFKQQINYIEIPVALRYFLTLDGAFRPNIFFGPSLALPMSAKRINAKRGGIDQSDGTNSDAFKNADLGVLAGFQLNWPGFGQRQRFLVDARYTLGLGDVTSLPIAGGTGLQNIKNSTITLTLGYGFGVGPEYRSRFNR; this is encoded by the coding sequence ATGTTTCGCTCAATTTCCGGCAATAGCTTATCCGCAGCAGTTTTTGCGCTTTTCTTTTGTCTTTCAACCACTTATGGCCAACAACGTTTCAGCGCCGGCCCACGTGTTGGCTTAAATTTATCCACATTGCGGGGCGATGTTAACGGCTATAAGCTCACACCGGGCCTAGTAGCAGGCGCCTTTTTAATGTATAGTTCACTAAATCATTTTGGCATATCTGCCGATGTTCTCTATTCACAGCGGGGTGGTAAGTTTTCAGGCGTCGATCCCGGCAATATCCCTGTTGAGTTTAAGCAGCAGATTAATTATATCGAAATTCCGGTGGCTCTGCGTTACTTTCTGACGCTTGATGGCGCCTTCCGCCCGAACATATTTTTTGGCCCGTCACTTGCGCTGCCAATGAGCGCCAAACGCATCAATGCAAAGCGGGGCGGCATTGATCAGTCGGACGGAACAAACTCAGATGCGTTCAAAAACGCCGATTTAGGCGTTCTGGCGGGGTTTCAGCTGAACTGGCCAGGCTTTGGTCAGCGGCAGCGTTTCCTGGTTGACGCCCGCTATACATTGGGTTTAGGCGACGTAACGAGTCTGCCAATCGCGGGCGGCACGGGCTTACAGAACATCAAAAACTCAACTATTACGCTTACGCTTGGCTATGGCTTCGGCGTTGGTCCGGAGTATCGCAGCCGCTTTAATCGGTAA
- a CDS encoding sugar transferase, translating into MATSTVAGPHFRVLYLERDPEAALLFIRAFGQYVTIETLEDSEEAIAYLREGNAVDIVVINEQNGGFQFLQTVRESPFLRSIPVLLMTPRLTPAVQRRALELKAIDVYPITFREEDLRLRLDYLIRRKQYLAERSASANGISWTTSEATAPAPLVSIPKPTRMPLWKRSFDVLVSATALTLLSPLMALVALIIRLDSKGPVLYRSKRVGSGYRTFDMYKFRTMNTGADQLIGTMASQNIYSQAAPKTEDQLERCEVCTSSGIECQRPLFLNDKQICEHAYRDSKRAKAMFMKFREDPRVTRLGRFLRNTSIDELPQLFNILLGDMSLVGNRPLPLYEAERLTTTGFAQRFAAPAGLTGLWQVMKRAKGQERMSDLERIQLDVRYAETFSFRTDFQIMLKTITAVWQKENV; encoded by the coding sequence ATGGCTACGTCTACTGTAGCCGGGCCGCACTTTCGGGTTTTATACCTGGAGCGAGACCCGGAAGCCGCCTTATTGTTTATTCGGGCATTTGGTCAATACGTAACGATCGAAACACTCGAAGATTCTGAAGAAGCTATTGCTTACTTGCGGGAGGGTAACGCGGTTGATATTGTTGTGATAAATGAACAGAATGGAGGCTTTCAATTCCTGCAAACCGTCCGCGAAAGTCCCTTTCTGCGCAGTATACCGGTTCTGCTCATGACGCCCCGGCTTACGCCGGCTGTGCAGCGTCGGGCGCTGGAGTTGAAAGCCATTGATGTCTATCCCATAACCTTTCGGGAAGAGGATTTACGGCTTCGTCTGGATTATCTGATCCGGCGTAAGCAGTATCTGGCCGAGCGAAGTGCTTCTGCTAATGGCATTTCCTGGACAACCAGCGAGGCTACCGCACCAGCTCCCCTGGTCAGCATACCGAAACCAACCCGGATGCCGCTCTGGAAGCGATCCTTCGACGTGCTGGTATCAGCCACGGCACTGACGCTTCTGTCGCCCCTGATGGCGCTTGTAGCCCTCATCATCCGACTCGATTCAAAAGGGCCTGTTCTATACCGGTCTAAGCGGGTTGGCTCTGGTTATCGGACGTTCGATATGTATAAATTTCGAACGATGAACACAGGAGCCGATCAATTGATCGGAACCATGGCTTCGCAGAACATTTACAGCCAGGCAGCCCCCAAAACAGAGGATCAGCTCGAGCGTTGCGAAGTTTGTACTTCATCGGGCATCGAATGTCAACGTCCTTTGTTCCTGAACGATAAACAAATCTGTGAACACGCTTACCGGGATAGTAAACGCGCTAAAGCTATGTTTATGAAATTCCGGGAAGATCCGCGCGTAACGCGGCTGGGTCGATTCCTGCGCAACACGAGTATCGACGAACTACCGCAGCTCTTTAATATCCTGCTGGGTGATATGTCGCTGGTGGGTAACCGCCCGTTGCCGCTTTACGAAGCAGAACGGCTCACAACCACCGGATTTGCGCAGCGGTTTGCGGCTCCTGCCGGCCTGACCGGTCTCTGGCAGGTGATGAAACGTGCCAAAGGTCAGGAGCGAATGTCTGATCTGGAGCGTATTCAACTGGATGTCCGGTACGCGGAAACGTTCTCGTTCCGGACGGATTTTCAAATTATGCTTAAAACAATTACAGCGGTATGGCAGAAGGAGAACGTCTGA
- a CDS encoding right-handed parallel beta-helix repeat-containing protein, whose amino-acid sequence MLGTAVRAQSCNCTYTITKTGVYDGALLGIAPGSTVCIKGGAYQYLRLNNFTGAPGNPITFVNCDGLVDLNSTQTTQSGLNVQASRYFRITGTGDSRYPYGIKVSGTGKDATAMNILAKSSDCEIDHVEIASAGFAGIMVKTDPKCDPLTQRGGFIMYNVKIHENYVHDTKGEGFYIGHSNWGNGVYLNCDGTQITVYPHEIIGLELYNNITDHTGAEGIQFSCSIDAQVHHNTVTYAGVSPFGVNQDNGVQIGGGTSGRFYNNVIQYSQGDGISMLGHRGPNYIYNNLITNSGINGIYIDNRTGTLTGPDVVVANNTIITTADGGIRFYNETNNNYAYNNAIAGVTYTKSITTTNNSFPLIKANNLMSPLVSDGKFVDAATGNYRPTASSPLVNAGKDVSIWGITADLDNNARLLGIATDVGAYEYIPTTSGARIGATELIEPIRMSIYPAPAQEQVTIRLNSGEPIYELSIIDGSGRTRMSHTPAEPSVELTVTVGRLNSGLYLVRVRTESGTQTGRLLRQ is encoded by the coding sequence ATGCTGGGAACAGCAGTTCGGGCACAATCCTGTAATTGCACGTATACAATTACAAAAACGGGTGTTTATGATGGGGCTCTTCTTGGCATTGCCCCCGGTTCGACGGTCTGCATTAAAGGGGGTGCCTATCAATATCTGCGGCTTAACAACTTCACGGGCGCACCCGGTAATCCGATTACGTTTGTTAACTGCGATGGACTGGTTGACCTCAATTCAACCCAGACAACCCAAAGCGGTTTGAATGTTCAGGCAAGTCGCTACTTCCGCATTACGGGTACGGGCGACAGTCGTTACCCCTACGGTATCAAAGTATCTGGCACTGGTAAAGACGCTACAGCAATGAACATTCTGGCCAAAAGCTCCGACTGCGAAATTGATCATGTTGAAATTGCTAGTGCGGGTTTTGCGGGGATTATGGTCAAAACTGACCCCAAATGCGATCCGTTAACCCAGCGCGGGGGCTTCATAATGTACAACGTAAAGATTCATGAGAATTATGTTCACGATACGAAAGGTGAAGGGTTCTATATTGGCCACTCGAACTGGGGGAACGGAGTTTATTTGAATTGCGATGGAACGCAGATAACCGTTTACCCACACGAAATCATTGGTCTGGAATTGTATAACAACATTACCGACCATACGGGCGCAGAAGGGATTCAATTTTCGTGCTCCATTGATGCGCAGGTACATCACAATACGGTCACTTATGCGGGCGTATCGCCGTTTGGTGTTAACCAGGACAATGGCGTTCAAATCGGTGGGGGCACAAGCGGGCGCTTTTATAACAACGTCATTCAGTACTCGCAGGGGGATGGCATCAGTATGCTGGGCCACCGGGGACCTAATTATATCTATAATAACCTGATTACCAACTCGGGCATCAACGGTATATATATCGATAACCGTACAGGTACACTGACAGGACCGGATGTAGTGGTAGCTAACAACACAATCATCACTACTGCTGACGGAGGTATTCGGTTCTACAACGAAACCAACAATAATTACGCCTACAACAACGCTATAGCGGGTGTAACATACACTAAGTCGATTACCACGACTAACAACTCGTTTCCATTGATAAAGGCCAACAACCTGATGTCGCCACTGGTTAGCGACGGTAAATTTGTTGACGCGGCTACTGGTAACTATCGGCCCACGGCAAGTTCGCCCCTTGTCAATGCAGGTAAAGATGTCAGTATCTGGGGAATTACCGCTGATCTGGATAATAATGCTCGTCTGCTGGGAATCGCTACTGATGTAGGCGCTTATGAATACATACCAACGACAAGTGGTGCACGTATAGGGGCTACGGAACTTATTGAGCCGATCAGAATGAGCATATACCCTGCTCCTGCGCAGGAACAGGTAACTATCCGGCTCAACTCAGGCGAGCCAATTTATGAATTGTCCATTATCGATGGTAGTGGCCGAACCCGCATGAGTCACACGCCCGCTGAGCCGTCTGTCGAGCTGACAGTGACGGTAGGTCGGTTAAACAGCGGTTTGTATCTGGTGCGCGTCAGGACAGAATCAGGCACCCAAACCGGACGTTTACTACGGCAGTGA
- a CDS encoding right-handed parallel beta-helix repeat-containing protein produces MKLFGLLIGLLIAQMATAQDCNCAYTITKTGMYDGKSLKIAPGSTVCIKAGAYTYLRLNNFVGTPDKPIRFINCGGLVDVNYPTGSSTGIAFQGCRYFQITGTGDKRYEYGIRISQTGTNISGLNITNMSSDCEVDHMEVSNTGFAGIMIKTDPTCDPATQRANFTMYNVKVHHNYVHDTKGEGLYIGNSFWNGGMTRNCDGVDVKVFPHNIVGLEIAYNRTENTGCEGIQYACAPESQVHHNTVYNSGIDPFDPYQDNGVQIGGGVSGRFYNNTIRKAQGTGLMIVGHLGPNYIYNNIITKAGDNGIFVDERAGSLPNVDIVLANNTINKVKGEGIKLYNETQNTYILNTAITGVGDNKYLSTLNSKVRFTAQNNFTASNNKEAKYKNGDGEEDEDYHTVSSSPLINKGQDVRRFGIVTDLDDVARPKGGAFDIGAYETGANGARQSAPVLAELAETVVVRAFPSPCVDQLTVRLSNEEVITDLSIVDRAGRVLSRHQPSAPAAEITLPVNQLSSGVYLIRIATGIGQYVGRFLKQ; encoded by the coding sequence ATGAAACTTTTTGGATTACTTATTGGGCTATTGATCGCCCAGATGGCAACAGCTCAGGACTGTAACTGTGCGTACACAATCACCAAGACCGGCATGTATGACGGCAAATCGCTCAAGATTGCCCCCGGCTCGACGGTCTGCATCAAGGCGGGCGCTTACACCTACCTCCGACTCAACAACTTCGTCGGCACCCCCGACAAGCCCATCCGCTTCATCAACTGCGGAGGCCTGGTCGACGTCAATTATCCCACCGGCTCCTCGACGGGCATCGCCTTCCAGGGATGCCGCTACTTCCAGATCACCGGCACCGGCGACAAGCGCTACGAGTATGGCATCCGCATTTCCCAAACGGGCACCAACATCTCGGGTCTGAACATCACCAATATGAGCTCAGACTGTGAGGTAGACCATATGGAGGTGTCCAACACGGGTTTTGCTGGCATCATGATCAAGACTGATCCGACCTGTGATCCCGCTACCCAGCGGGCTAACTTCACGATGTACAATGTGAAGGTGCACCACAACTATGTCCACGACACCAAAGGGGAGGGACTCTACATCGGCAACTCGTTCTGGAATGGAGGAATGACCCGTAACTGCGACGGCGTCGACGTAAAGGTGTTTCCGCACAACATCGTAGGTCTGGAAATTGCCTACAACCGCACCGAGAACACGGGCTGCGAGGGCATCCAGTATGCTTGCGCACCTGAGTCGCAGGTGCACCACAACACGGTCTATAATTCCGGCATTGATCCATTCGATCCTTACCAGGACAATGGGGTGCAGATTGGGGGTGGGGTAAGCGGCCGCTTTTACAACAACACCATCCGCAAGGCGCAGGGAACTGGGCTGATGATTGTTGGTCATCTGGGCCCCAACTACATTTACAACAACATCATTACCAAGGCGGGTGATAACGGCATCTTCGTTGATGAGCGGGCCGGCAGTCTGCCAAATGTAGACATCGTGCTGGCTAACAACACCATCAACAAAGTGAAAGGGGAGGGTATCAAGCTCTACAACGAGACCCAGAACACGTATATTCTGAACACGGCCATCACGGGAGTCGGAGATAACAAATACCTGTCTACCCTGAACAGCAAAGTACGGTTTACGGCGCAGAACAACTTTACGGCTTCTAACAACAAAGAGGCAAAATACAAGAACGGTGACGGTGAAGAAGATGAAGATTACCACACCGTTTCAAGTTCTCCGCTTATTAACAAGGGGCAGGACGTCAGACGCTTTGGTATTGTTACCGATCTGGACGATGTGGCCCGGCCTAAAGGGGGCGCTTTTGACATTGGTGCCTACGAAACCGGTGCAAATGGAGCGCGCCAAAGCGCTCCTGTCCTTGCCGAACTGGCTGAGACGGTTGTGGTTCGTGCTTTCCCCTCGCCCTGCGTCGATCAGCTCACTGTGCGGTTGAGTAACGAAGAAGTCATTACCGATTTAAGTATCGTTGACCGCGCTGGACGGGTCCTCTCACGGCATCAGCCTTCGGCTCCGGCTGCGGAGATAACCCTGCCGGTGAATCAGTTGAGCAGCGGAGTTTATCTGATTCGGATCGCCACCGGAATCGGGCAATACGTCGGACGTTTCCTGAAGCAGTAA
- a CDS encoding capsule assembly Wzi family protein, with protein sequence MRGNYLIGLIAVGIGTSLPTVRAQSAKQVQYTVEVGALTASASQTPFWLRTNQYGTIPTRGSFGTLRLGALRNYRVRPDSASKRKTWLDWGYGLQAVLNIGPQPTANNPALLLPDAYVKVRLGWLELFGGNRREVAGLGDTLLTSGFVAWSGNALPFPKLQLHTPEFVSLGFTKKLIALRAGYAHGWLINSYVRGSYLHQKYLYGRFGKPHWKVRFYAGLNHQVQWGGRADYLIGTPLAVAGKLPTSFRDYLSLVTGNYPDDLQNDRFTDFDGTNRIGNHVGSYDFGLEWHGRSVNYLLYHQHLYDDASGLALQNLPDGLTGLRFLNARPVRSGFQLRRVVVEWLSTTNQSGPTFDPTARYQGGDNYFNHSQYIQGWSYRGRTLGTPFIAPRADLAPAVETYAGGGFFPNNRVVAWYAGTEGRFRQGHMLTARFSYSRNFGTFNQPYPQLFWQFSMLVSAQWRFTRWPRTALTTTAALDQGTLFAHAVGSFVGLKKQW encoded by the coding sequence ATGCGCGGAAATTATCTCATTGGTTTAATTGCCGTTGGTATTGGCACTTCCCTACCAACAGTGCGGGCTCAATCAGCAAAACAGGTTCAGTACACAGTGGAAGTAGGTGCCCTGACGGCATCAGCCAGCCAGACGCCGTTCTGGCTGCGCACGAATCAATATGGCACTATACCAACGCGTGGCTCATTCGGCACCCTCAGGTTAGGCGCTTTACGCAATTATAGAGTTCGACCCGACTCAGCGAGTAAACGAAAGACATGGCTCGACTGGGGTTATGGCTTACAGGCCGTTCTGAATATCGGGCCACAACCAACAGCCAACAATCCAGCCTTACTGCTACCTGATGCTTACGTAAAGGTTCGCCTGGGCTGGCTGGAACTGTTTGGCGGCAATCGGCGGGAAGTGGCGGGGCTGGGCGATACGTTGCTGACTTCAGGCTTTGTGGCCTGGTCGGGAAATGCGCTTCCGTTTCCCAAACTACAACTGCACACGCCGGAATTTGTATCCCTGGGCTTTACCAAAAAACTCATCGCCCTACGAGCTGGTTACGCGCACGGCTGGCTGATTAACTCCTACGTCCGGGGGAGCTATCTTCATCAAAAATACCTCTACGGCCGCTTTGGAAAACCGCATTGGAAAGTCCGTTTTTACGCCGGGCTCAATCACCAGGTGCAGTGGGGTGGCCGGGCTGATTACCTCATTGGTACGCCCCTGGCCGTTGCTGGTAAACTACCAACCTCTTTCCGCGATTATCTTTCACTCGTAACGGGTAATTACCCTGATGACCTTCAGAACGATCGCTTTACAGACTTCGACGGCACTAACCGGATTGGCAACCATGTGGGCAGCTACGACTTTGGGCTGGAGTGGCATGGCCGCAGCGTGAACTACCTGCTTTACCACCAGCACCTCTACGACGATGCCTCCGGACTGGCTTTACAGAATCTGCCGGATGGTCTGACCGGCCTGCGTTTTTTAAACGCACGGCCCGTACGGTCAGGATTTCAGCTCCGGCGTGTTGTGGTGGAATGGCTGAGTACCACGAACCAGAGCGGGCCAACCTTTGACCCAACGGCTCGTTATCAGGGGGGCGATAACTATTTCAACCATAGTCAGTACATTCAGGGCTGGTCGTACCGGGGCCGAACGCTTGGCACCCCGTTTATCGCTCCCCGCGCTGATCTGGCACCCGCTGTTGAAACTTATGCCGGTGGCGGGTTCTTTCCCAATAACCGGGTCGTAGCGTGGTACGCCGGAACCGAGGGCCGGTTTCGCCAGGGACATATGCTAACGGCCCGGTTCTCCTACAGCCGTAATTTTGGTACGTTCAATCAGCCGTATCCACAGCTATTTTGGCAGTTCTCGATGCTTGTGTCGGCTCAATGGCGCTTCACGCGCTGGCCGCGAACGGCTCTGACAACTACTGCCGCCCTCGATCAGGGTACTTTATTTGCTCATGCCGTGGGTAGTTTCGTAGGCCTGAAAAAGCAATGGTGA
- a CDS encoding response regulator transcription factor — translation MLSENYHVLFIDEDIFIRNILRHTLSSEFRLTAMPNGIEAMSWLEQGNEPDIIVTELKLSHLDGLELIRLVRGSTLWGHIPILVLSVMDDSATRIDCLDSGADGYMNKPFNPMEVRAKIRAILRRTQSNVPLVASY, via the coding sequence ATGTTGAGCGAAAACTACCACGTGCTATTCATCGACGAGGATATCTTCATCCGGAATATCCTACGGCATACGCTCTCGTCGGAATTCAGGTTGACAGCTATGCCCAACGGCATCGAAGCTATGTCGTGGCTGGAGCAGGGAAACGAGCCAGATATTATTGTGACAGAACTTAAGCTGTCTCATTTAGACGGGCTCGAACTGATCCGGCTGGTTCGAGGAAGCACCCTTTGGGGGCACATCCCCATTCTAGTTCTGTCGGTCATGGATGACAGCGCTACTCGAATTGACTGCCTTGACAGCGGGGCAGATGGTTACATGAACAAGCCGTTTAATCCTATGGAAGTACGGGCCAAGATTCGAGCTATCCTACGGCGGACTCAGTCTAATGTACCTTTAGTTGCTTCATATTGA